The Rhodococcus antarcticus DNA segment GTCAGCACGCTCAGGACGGCGACCAGGGTGGCGGTCCTCCACTTCCTCATCAGCGTGCGGTGGGGCGCGAGGTGTCGAAGCAGCCCTGCTTGATCGCGCGGACCTGGCGACGACGGATGGTCTCGGCGCGGGCAGCGGTCTTGTTCGTTCGCATGATGTGTCCTCTCGTAGGGGGTGCCCTCTGCACCCCTCGCACCCACCCGGGGAGTCGAACCCCGGCACGATCACCGTCGTGGGTTGTGCCACTTGCACACTCACTCCATGTACACAGGGCCGGGCCGTCCGTCTGTGCCGAGGTTCCCGAACAGGGACACCTCGCCGTACGGCCGAGCCGCCTCGCTGAGCCGGTCCCCCAGCTCTCCGAGCCCTCGGTCCCAGAAGCCGGCGCCGTGCCCGCAGCGGGTCAGGTAAAAGTCGTGGCCCATCTGCTCAGACGGGGTCGCGTTGTGCCGGTCGGCCTCCAGGTACTCCTCGACGTCGTCCGAGTCCAGGTGGGCCATGAAGTCGAAGACGTCCGCCCGCGCTGCGCTCCAGACCTCCTCGGGCAGGTCGTGGATCGAGGCCACGAACTCGTCGAGCTGGACGGGGTTCAGGTCGCTCTCGGGGTGGCCCTCCGGGTGGAAGGCGTGGCCCAGCCACAGGGCTGCCACCAGGTAGTGCTCGGTCACGGTCTCGGTGTCGAGAGTGGGCATGATGTCCTCCAGTGGTGGTTACTCACGGCCGGTCGGCCTGGCGCCTGCCGGGGGACTCGAACCCCCGTGAGATCCCTTCGCAGGCCGCTTTCACTTGCACACTCAGCTCGGGATACGAACCGGCATGAGCAGGTGCCAGAACACGTCACCATCGGCGTCCACGCCGGGCTCGGTGACGACCATGGGGCGGGTCGAACGGGTGAAGCGCAGGACCACGTCGTCGGTGGCGAACGTGCCCAGCAGGTCCAGCAGGAAGCCGGGGTTGAAGCCGATGGTCAGGTCGTCGCCGACCACGCCGCACGGGATGAGCGGGGCCACGGCGCCAGTGACAGGCGGGACAGCGTGGACACCCTCCGGGGTGACCCGCAGGTGCACGCTGGCACCACGGTGGGACTCGACGGCGTCGGCCAGGCACTCGGCCTTCGTGACGGCCTTCGCCAGGTTGGCTCGGTTGACGGTCACGGTGGTGGTGACGTCGGCCGGCGCCGGGCGGAGCTGCCGGAACTTGGGGAAGTCCCCGTCCATCGCGCGGGTGGTGAAGGTGACGTCGCCGCAGGCGAAGGTGACCATCCCCGAGTCGAAGCCGATGACCAGGTGGTCGCCGACCAGGCGCTTCAGCACGGCGCCCAGCATCTTCGCTGGCACCAGCACGGACGCGGTGAAGGCGTCGACAGCGGACGTGTCGACGGAACCGACTGCCAGCCGGAAGCGGTCGGTGGTCGCCATGGTGAGTCGCCCCTCGGCCACCTCCACCTGGACCCCGGTCAGGCTGGGCACGGTGTCATCCCGTGCGGCGGCTGCGCCCACCCGGGTCGCCAGCGCGGTGAACGCTGCCCGGTCCACCACCATCTCCTGCCGGGCATCGGTGCCCACCGGAAGCATCGGGTAGTCGGCAAGGTCCAGGGGCTCCAGCGGCAGGGCGTACCCACCCACGGTGAGGATGGCACCGGCCGGGGTCCCCGTCATGGTGAACCGGAGCCGGTCGGCATCGGCCTTCTTCTCGCCCTTCGCGACGGCAGCCACCAGGCCGGTGACCTGCGCGTGGGACAGCAGGAGCGTGCCATCGGCGTGGCCCACGTCGCGCAGCACCACACGGGCCGAGGTCTCGTAGTCGAAGCCGGAGATGGTCAGGTCCCCGTCTGTCACGCTGAACAGGGCACCGCCCAGCACAGGGACGGCGGGGCGCTTGCCGATGGCGACACCGACCGTGGTCAGGGCTGCCACCAGCTCGGGCCGGGTGGCGGTGAACGCCAGGCTGGTC contains these protein-coding regions:
- the dnaN gene encoding DNA polymerase III subunit beta, which encodes MTATLAAPTTTVTSLAFTATRPELVAALTTVGVAIGKRPAVPVLGGALFSVTDGDLTISGFDYETSARVVLRDVGHADGTLLLSHAQVTGLVAAVAKGEKKADADRLRFTMTGTPAGAILTVGGYALPLEPLDLADYPMLPVGTDARQEMVVDRAAFTALATRVGAAAARDDTVPSLTGVQVEVAEGRLTMATTDRFRLAVGSVDTSAVDAFTASVLVPAKMLGAVLKRLVGDHLVIGFDSGMVTFACGDVTFTTRAMDGDFPKFRQLRPAPADVTTTVTVNRANLAKAVTKAECLADAVESHRGASVHLRVTPEGVHAVPPVTGAVAPLIPCGVVGDDLTIGFNPGFLLDLLGTFATDDVVLRFTRSTRPMVVTEPGVDADGDVFWHLLMPVRIPS